GCACAAGCGCTACCGCGCACTCTCCCAGGGACTCGCCGCCCAGGAGTCCTACGACATCCGCGCGCCCATCGGGTTGGTGCCCCATCCGCGGCTGGGCGAAGTCCATGGTGCCAGTGCGCGGGGAAAACCCTCTCACAGCACGGCCCGGGTGCTGGAGCGGCGCACCGAGCACACCCTCTTCGAGGTGGACATCCACACGGGGCGCTCCGAGCAGATCCGCATCCACCTCGCCTTCATCGGCCACCCGCTCGTGGGTGACCCGCTCTTCGCCGTGGGCGGCCTGCCGCTGGCGGAGAACCCCGGCCTGCCCGGAGACGGCGGCTATCTGCTGCACGCGGAGTCGCTCACCTTCCAGCACCCGCGCTCGGGCGAGCACGTTCAGCTTCAGGCGCCAGCCCCGCTCGAGCTCCGCGTCCAGGACTCCTGGCGGTAGCGCCCGGGCTCATCCCTCGAGCCACGCGCACGGACAGTGGGGAGGAAGCAGGCCATGGCCGAAAAGAGCAACGACGTGGTTGGCATTTGACGTGAAGCACTTCCCTGGCATGCAGCACTCCCTTCATAGGCCTCTCATGTGGGCACCCTGCATCTCCCGGTGAGGGAGGCGTCTATCCATGGCAAGCTCCTCCGCGAGTCCTCCGAGAGCCCACCATGGCAAATGCATCCTCTCGCCCTTCCCCGCTGCTGAGTCGCCCATCCCTGAAGCGCGTCCGGGATGCCGCCAACTTGCTGGCCTCGCTCGCACCGGGCGTGCTGTTCGTGATGGCGCTGCTGGTGGTGTCTCAGCAGACGCGATTCTCCTGGCTCGCCGAGCCCCTCCACTACCCCTGGGAGTTCTGGGTGGTGGGGCTGGCCGGAACGACGGCGACAGCGGCCGGCGTGGCGGACTGGCGCTACCACCGCGTGGCCCGGCTCCGAGTCGGGCCAAGGGAGCACCAGGCGGAGTTCCTGGCCCTGGCTGGCGGAGGACTCCCGCTGTTCCTTTTGATGTGCGCCGCGTCGGTGGCGCACAGGCCCCAGATGTATCTGCTCCCCGTGCTCGTCGTCCTCATCGGGACGGTGGCCCTCATCTGCTACGACGAGTTCGTCTTTCACCGTCGGCGGTGCGACCGGTGGGAGGCCCTGCTGCACCGGACGCTGCTCGCCGGCCATGCGGCGGCCTTCCTCGCGTGGGCGCATTTCTGCTTCGTCCGTGAGAATCTTCGTGGCGGATAGCCCATCCTCGTCATGGCAGCGAGGCACCGAGTTGCTGAAGCGCGCGGCCTGCCTCTACGACGCCCCCGGCTCGGTGCTCGCCGACGAGGCACGAGGCGCATGGCGAACGGGCTTCACTGGCGGCGCGGCGTGGATGGCGAACGGTCTGGCCCTGGTACGAGGTCAGCCCGCGGCCACCGTGCCGCCCAACGTGGGTCGATGGGGCGCCCTCAAGTACGGTGGCGCACTGCTCTCCGCAGGAGTCGCCGGAGGGTTCGCATCCGGACTCGGGGCACCTCTCGCGGTGGCGCTCGTAGTGGCGGGGCTCGCGTTCTATGCCGCTGAGGCCCAGGGGCTCTTCCTGTTCCCACTGCTGTTGGATGGCACGGAGCATCCTTGGCGAAGCGGACGCGCCCTGCTCCGCCGGGCAGGCGGTACGCCGAGCGCCATGGGAACGGTGCTCATGCTGGCCGGGGTGATGTTGCTCGGAGGGGTGGTAGGACGCGGATGGCTCCGCTGTTGGTGTCTGGGCTGTCTCGCGGTCGTGCTCTGGTACGAGGATCTACGAACGTGAGCCGCGCGCGGTCCCTCCCGGAGTGCTGGAACCACGGACTCGCCCTCGCGATGGACGCGGTGCGCATCAACACGGTGTCCCTGGAAGTCCGGCGAGGCGTCTCCCTCTGGCACAAGCAGCGACGCCTCGGCATGGGTGCGGTCATCGCCGTAGGCAATGTCTTCCTGCACCTGTCGCGCAGCCGCATCCGGATGCATCCTTCAGTCTCACGCTGGCGAGGTCGGGAGTTGGCCTCCTTCGCGCTCCTGCACCCGGGCCGCCTTGCCGAGCCTTGTGGCGGACGCGCGGTTGTCCTGGAGGCCCTTCCAGGAGAGCGCCTCGACCGGCTGCTCCAGCAAGGTCGACTCACGCCGAACATCATGGAGGCCGCCGCGAGGGAATTGCACCGGGCCCACGGCCTGACGCTACCCGGCGCCTCCCGGGCATGGTCCCATGGGGACGTCCACCTGAAGAACCTCCTCTATGACGAGGTCAAGCAGCGCGCTTGGCTCATCGACTTCGAGACGGAACACGACACCAGCCTCGACGCCAGCGAACGGCATGCGGACGACCTCCTCGTACTCCTGCTGGACCTGAGAGGACGCGCGCCGCTGGAGCAAGCTCGCTCCCTGGCGGAGGCATTCCTCCGCGCGTACCCGGAGCAGACAGTCCGGCGGGAACTGACGTCTCGCCTTTGTCCACCCCGAGGACTGGAGCGGGCACTCTGGAAGAGCCGCTCCCATCACCTCCCCGACGAGGCCCTCATCGACTGGCTGGAGTACCTGCAAGCAGCGGTCGAGCCCCGACTCAAGAAGGGGCACGTACCGGGCAAGGTCGTCAGCCTGCCTCCAGCCTGAGAGAACGGCTCGCGCCGCGCCAGGAAGGTAGCGCTCTCCAGCACTCTGGCGAAGCACGAGCCCGCGGTGAGCGTGAGACTGGGACGCGGCTCCGTGCTTCACCGCTGGCTTCGTGGGCTGGCGCGGAGGTGAGGGGCATCCTGCTCGTGGCGTCCCGGATGGACGATGACAGTTGCCCTCGGGTAGACGCTGTCGCCGGAGTTCACATCAGGAGCGCGTGTGCGAATCCAGGGGTTGCGGGGGCTGGCGGCTCGAATCGATGCCGCTGGGGCCTCTCAGAAGAAGTGGTCCGCCGGTCGATTGGAAGGGCAGTCCCTCCCGGTAGGAGAGCTCCTCCAAGAGCTGCAGCGGCGTCCCTTGTTCGACGTGTCGACCCTCATCTGCCCTATCGAGCTGAGCTGCGCCGTGCCGGAGGCGGACGCTCCGGCGCAGCGCGCGATGCTCGAGGCGCTGCTCGATTGGACCCTGCGGCTCGGGGGGCGTGGAGAGCTGGCGGAGTTCACCCTCGACGGCGAGGTGCGGTGCTTCCTCTGGGAGGGAAAGAAACGCGCGCTCCCGGTGGCTCACTCCGACCGCCGCGTGAAGACCGACTTCGTCATGCTGCAGAAGCACTGCCGGGAAGCGGCGCTGAAGTACGTGCCACGCAAGGCCACCGTGTTGCGCTGCGCGTGTGGCACAGCCACCGCTCCGACCGCCGTGGCATGCGTGAGCTGCGAGCGGGACTTCACCGCGCCGATTGGCGCCGAGTCACGTCCCGAAGACGATGAGTCCCTGCGGCTGCTGCGCACCCGGCTGGTGAAGCTGAACATTCCGCTTCCCAAGAACGACGTCTTCTTCGCCAACGTGTTCCGGCCGCGCAACGCGTTCGAGGCGCTGACGTACGAGGAGCTGCTGCCCAGGTTCGAGTTCGAAACGACGGACCCTCGTGAGCTGCGCCGACGCATCGAGCTGCTCACGGAGGTGGAGACCTGGCCGAAGCGCTACTCGCCGCCGGGGCTGCTGGATGAGTCGAGCTTCGCCTCGTGGTGCGCGTCCCTGCAAACGCTGACGAAGCCCTCGGCGCGCAAGCCCCTGGAGCGGCTGGCTCGGGAGCAAGGGCATCGGTTCAAGGAGATAGCGGCCGTGGCTCCCTGGGCTCCCGGGTGGCTCGCGGCGAGGGATGTCAGCGGGAGCTCGGTTCCAGGTTCGTACAGGTTCGAGCAGGTCAAGCAGGCCCTGGATTTCCTCCGGCGCCTCGCGGGGGCAAAGGTGGCGCTCTCCGCCGAGCTCCTGGGGGTGCTCCAGCACATCGCGCCTGACCTGGTCACCGAGAAGGAGCAGAAGCTGCACGAGAAGGAGTTGGACCGCCGTGCCCTGAGTGACGGCACGGGCTTCGGGGACTACCTGAAGCGGCGGAGCGCGAAGGCGAAGTCGCAAGCCCATGCGCTCGCGGCGGTGCTCGCGGAGGCGGGGAGTCCGGACGCGAAGGGCTCCGCGCCGAGCGCACGCGTGAACCTGGCGCGCGCCGTCGTCGAATGGCTGGTGGAGGGGCGCCGGCCCGAGCTGGAGGACGTCGAGGGCGACTGGCTGGTGGAGCAACTCGAGGCGCTCAAGCGCGCGAAGCGCTTGCCGAAAGCCATCCTCGAGAGCGCGGAGCGGGCCCGCCTCCACCCCGCGCCCTTCGGGCTCACGGGCGCGCGCTGCTGGGACGCCCAGCCGGGTCGCCTCTCCGCCGCGGACCTGAAGGCCCGGGCTGCCTGCCCCGAGTGCAACCGGCGCGTGAAGCCGAGCCGCGTACTCCACATTCCCTCGCTCGACGCTGGGATGGAGGCGCGCACCGTGCGCCTCTACGAGTGCGAGCCTTGTGACAGGTCCTTGCTGTTCGCCCGCGCGGTGAAGCCAGCGCGCGCCCCGAAGACGCCCGCGCGTGCCTTCGTCGAGTACCGGGACGCCGCCGCGCTGAAGAAGCCGTTTCCCAAGGGCTTCGTGCCGTGGCGGTACGAGCGCTTCCTCACGCGTCAACACGAGTGACATCCGCTCGCGCTTCAAATCGGCGGGCTGCCGCTGCTCCCGGAGGAGCATGACCCTGCCCTGGACATGGACCTGCGGTGTGGTCATCCCTTCGTCCGCGTGCGCTTCCACACGCATACGTTGGACCTTCAGCCGGGGTTCGGGGGCGGTGCAGTCGTGGGCGGGGTGTGCCTGACGCCCGGATGCAAGAAGCCGGATGTCCGGAACGTGCGCGACGACTGAATTCCCGCGGGAGCGGAGTGCTGCTGGCGCACAGCGCCTCGGGGAGCGCCCCTGAGAAGGCGGAGTATTTCGTCCGAGTGAATTTGTCAGCCGACCACGCCGAAGTGGCGCTTTACCGTCGAGAAGCTCATGGCCCACTTCCTTCATTGGAATGCCCCGGCCGATACCGTTGGCCCGTGTTCGCCGGAGGAGGTCATGCGCATCAGCGATACCGCGCGACCACTGACTCAGCTCATGGAGGTGCCAGTGCTTGCGGAGGGGCTCCGCGTCAGCGCATGGCGAGATTCGCATGGGCCACAACGCGAAGCTGAACGAGAATGCCCAGCATGCCACGCCCCGAAGACATCATGCGTCATTACGATGCCGACCCAGGCGAGAACCCCTGGGTAAAAGGAAAGCCCGCTCCTGAGAAAGTTGCAGTCGCTCCCTATGATGCCGGATGGCCGACGCGCTACGCGGAGCTTGCCGTGGCCATCCAGGGTGTGATGGGCGCATCGGCCATGCAGGTCGAGCACGTCGGCTCGACCGCCGTGCCGGGCCTTTCCGCCAAGCCCATCATCGACATCGACCTCATCGTCGCCGACCCCACGCGCGAGGACGACTATGTGCCTGCCCTCGAGAGCCTGGGCTACGACCTCATCATCCGCGAGCCGTCCTGGCATCAGCACCGCTGCCTGCGGCTCGCCGCGCCACGCGTGAACCTGCATGTGTTCGGCCCGGACTGCCCCGAGGTGATTCGCCACCTCATGTTCCGCGACTGGCTGCGCGAGCACGACGACGACCGGCAGCGCTACGCGGCGGTCAAGTACACCTCCGCCGAAGGCATGGACGATGTGATGGAATACAACCGCCGAAAGGAGCCGGTGATCCGCGACCTCTACGCGCGGATCTTTCGCGCGGCGGGCTGGATTCGCTGAGGCGCGGCGCGTGCCGGTCGTCGTGGTGTTCGCCAGGCTCCGCCGAATTGAACCGCCCCCAAGCTCCTGGCCGGGCGAGACTGACCGGAAGCCCTGCTCTTGATCGTACAGAAAGCAGTGCTCCGCCTCCCCCAAACAATCGCCGTAGAGGAACTGCGTCTCATCCGCATCGCGGAGGCTCAGAAGTGTCCCATCACCCCGACGAGCCCACCGCCTCGAGTCAGGCCCAGCACCGGAGCAGCCTGGGCTTCCGGCAGCTCGGCGCGCGCTGTCCCGCGCGAAGGGCTCGGCGATCGCGAAAGCCAGTAGCCCGTGAACGAACCGATGAGAGGAGTGACCAGCATCCCGACGGTGCCAATCCTCGCCACGCGATCGTGGCGGCTGGTCGTGAGCAAGGCGAATGGAACCGCTCCCAGTGCGGCGCCCAGGAAGGTGGGGCCGAAGTTGCCCCTCCCGTTGAACTTGTCCCCCGTCAGGTAGATGGCGAGCGACGTTCCGAGCGCGGTCCCCAGGCTCATTGGAATGGCGAACGCGAATGTGTCTCCGCAGCGCGTCAGCGGGCAATCGCTATCCAGCACTGCGCCGACCAATCCTCCCACCAGCGTGCCAGTGAAGAGCCCAACGCCACCCAGGAGCGTCCCGACGACCAGGTGCCCTCCAAGTGAGTAGTCATCATCCGCCGCCACCCCGGAGCCCTGCATCGGCGAGGCTGTGGGCGGCGACTCGGTAGAGGACTGTGACGCCATGTCCACGGGAGGCTCGCGGACTTCCTCCTTGGAAAGCCCCTGTCCTCGCGCCAGCAACGGCATCCACACCAGCCCCATGACCAGGACGCGCATCAGACGAGCCATCATCTCAATACCTCCGCTCAACGAGGAAACGAAGGACTTCGCTTCACGCACCCTGGGCGGAGGTGGCCTTCATGAAAGGAATGCGGGCACGTCGGAGCAGGCTCCCCCACCGTCCGCCCTGGACACCATGCGATGAGACCATGGTTGCTGTGACGGAGTCGTGACGGCGCCACGCGGCCTCCGGACAGGATGAACGTCACGGTGCTGCACAGTTGGCCGAAGTCCACGCAGGAGAACCGTCACTCCAGTCATTGACGTCACTGACCAGTCGCCGCATCAGGCGCAGAGGGGGCAGTCGTAGACGCGCGGCGCGATGACCGCGCCACAGGAGGGACTCGGCAGGGGCCTTCTCCGAATGTCCGGCTCCTGGCACGCCATGGGTGCGTCCGCACATGGAGAGGCACGAGCGTCGCTCTGGGTGAAATCTCGAGACTCCCCAAACAATCCAAGAATCTTGGAAGGGTGAAGCAACTCCACCGGGGAAGTCGCGAGAATGGGTGTAGGAGCTTCCATGTCCAACTACCGCATCCGTCCCAACGATACCCTCTCCGGCCTGGCGGCCCGTTTCGGCACCACGGTGGAGAAGCTGGCCCGTGACAACAACATCACGAACCCCGACCTCATCTACGCGGGGAACACGCTGCGCATCGGGCACTCCGGTCGTGACAGCTTCGACGCCGGAGGCGGCCGTCAGGGCGTTCGCGGTGGAGGCCCCTCTGGTGGCGTGAGCGGTGGAGCGGACGTCGGCGGCCCGACGGGCGCGGGGCCCAGCAACGCGTCTGACGCGATGCGTCGACTGGCGGATGCGGCCCGCTCGGCGGCCATGGGCATGGGCGGCTACAACAGCCAGGGCCTGTGCGCCACGGGCGTCAGCCGGGCCATCCGCAATTCCCTGGGCATTGGCGTGTCGGGCAACGGCAACCAGATTGACAACAACCTCCCGCGCGACAAGTTCAAGCAGGTCAACATGTCGCTGGAGGAGGCGCTGAAGATTCCGGGCCTCGTCCTCACCTGGGAGAGCACCTCCACGCGCCTGGGCAGCATCTACGGCCACACGGCCGTCACCCTGGGTGATGGTCACTCGTCCGCGAGCGACTTCATCGAGCGCAACACGACCAACAGCGGGCGCACGGGCTTCAAGGTCTTCATGCCCATCGTGTAGTGCCTGCTGCGCAGAAGGCATCCCTGGAAGCCCCTGGCCCTGTAGAGGGTCGGGGGCTTCGTCGTTTCCAGCGGAGGGAAAACGCGGGACGTGCGCTGCGTCCCATTCGCAGATGCAGGGCTTGAGGTTCGCCTCGCCTTCGAGCCCCTCGCTGAACCGGCCCCGGACGACAAAGGGAGCGACACAGCCGGCTTCGACAATCATCGTGGCCCAAAGCCGCTCCATTTCCTGGGAAGACACCGGGAGGAAGCGTGTCGAAGGTACCCCAGGGGAAACACGGAGAGCGCCCGGGTGTGTCAGGCCTGAGCGCCACCAGCTCCACCGCTGGGGTCATCGATGAGCGAGTGGATGCGCGCAGATTGCCCACGAAGAGAATGGCTTTGCTGTTACCCTTCCCTCGCTTCCCCCGCGAGCAAAGGAGTCATTGCACGATGCGATTCTTCAAAATGTCTGTCTATCTTTGTACCGCTGTTCTCTTCCCTGCCTGCGGCGGAGAGGATGGGGTGACCGGGCAGGACGACGCGCTGGCGCAGCAAGAGTCAGCGGTGTCATCCGTGTCGCTTGACGGATGCATCTACAGCATCTCCGCGTACCCGCAGCCGAACGTGACGCCGACTGTCTATGACGTCAAGCTCTTCCGCCAGCCCATCCCGACGTGTGTGTATGGTTACGGCAGCGTGACCCTGGGCACGTCCATCGTCTATGAGCCGACGCGATCCGTGGCGGGGAACGCGCTGGGAATCGCCGCGAGCTACACCAAGAAGTCGAGCCTCAGCGGCAGCGCGCCCATCACCCTCAGCGTGCACCACGTGGACCCGGCCACACTGACCGTCATCCGGAGCAGCGGCTTGGGCGTCTTCCTGGGGGCGGGCAACATCGTGTCGGAGAACGTGGCGATTGCCGCGGACGGCACCACGGTAACCGTCTCGGGCTCGAAGACCGGCGTCATCTCGGGAGAGAGCGGCAGCGGGAGCCACTACACAGCGAGGTATCCGGACTTCTTCACCAGCACCACGCCGCCGACGATCATGGCGTTCCCGTGAGACCTCGCCTCGCACCTCGGGCCACGTGAGGTTTGGGGCGGGAGAAACCTCGTTCGAGGACTCCCGCCTCAAGGCTCGGCCTGCTCCAGACAAGGGCATCGTGCGAGGCTCCGGTGTCTCACCCTCGACGCCTTGGCCGCTTCAGGAGCAGGCCCGGGCCCTCAATTCCAGAGCTCCCGCGAGAGCAGGTCCACCATCGCGACGGCGACCTCCGGTTCGGGCAGCCCCAGCGCCCGCAGGAGCGCCGCATCGGTCGGCGCGGAGACCTCCTCACGCAGCGCCGCCACCGCCCGCTGACGTGCAGCGCGCACCGCCTCTTGCTCGGCGGACGGCAGTCGCTCTACCGCCCAACGGTCGATGGCCCAGGACAGGTCCGCGTGCCGGGTCTCGTCCTCGGCGATACGGACCATCGCCTCGCGCACCTCGTCGTCCTCCGCGTGCAGGGCCTGATGGTGAGCCAGCAGCGCGCCGTACGTCTCGCGCACGCAGCCCTCCACCGCGTTGTCCAGCGCCACCTCGTTCAGCGGCCTGGGCGGGAGCGGCGCCACCACCGCGCGCGCAGGCGTCGCGCCATGACGACGCGCCAGTCGTCCACACACCTCCGTGTGAGCCACCTCATCGAGTGCGCTGCGCAGCGCCGCCTGCTGAAGCTCGACCGCCGCGCCATGGAGCGCCAGTTCGTCCCGCAGCCTCAAGAAGGCCGTGATGGAGGCCTCCTCCAGGTGGGCAATGAGCGCGAAGTGCTGCCCCAGCTCATCCGCGCATGCAATCGAGCCATCCGAGCGGAGTCCCGCGGGCCTGCGCCCCACGGTGCACCCCTTCGTGCCCCGCTCCAGGATGCGGGTCTGCTTCACGTGCACCTCGCCCGAGGGTGTCACCTCCAGCAGATACTGCGTCAGGTTGGAGCCCTCTCCACACGCAAACCCCTTCGAGGCGACGACGTTGAAGGTCCCGTCCGCGTTGGCCTTCACCGCGCCTTTCTCCAACTCGGTGCAGCTCAGGTCGTAGCCCCCCGCGAAGACCTGGAGCAGCGCCTCCTGAGAGGTGTCGATGTCGCCCAGGAAGGCCTGGAGCGCCTCTTGAGAGGTGTGGGCCTCCACCGCATCCCCTCGCGTCGTCACGAGGTAGAACGCGTAGCAGTCCGGATCGCAGCGGGAGCGAAACCCCTCCTCGGAGGAGAGGGCCTCGAGCTCCGCGTTACACGCCACCGGCTGCGTGGCGGTCTCGCACGGCGTCCCCGAGGAGACGAGGGTCTGCTGCCGGGGCGTGGTGTACAGGTCGGCGATGAGCTTCATCGCGACGAAGTCCGTCTGTGTCGCGGGAGACAGCCCTCGGACCGACAGTCTTCCATTATCGCAGGTGGGGGAAGTGTAGCCTTCCAGGGAGATATCCCCACTGCCACAACCGGTGAGCAGCAGCGGGGACGCCAGTGATGCACTCAGCGCTCGAGCGAAGAGCCGACGCAGTTGATCCGAGTTCAAGTAGCACTCCTCTTTAGGAACGACCTCGCCCTCGATAGCAATGACGGTGCCAGGAGCGCTTCATTCGAGGAACCCGGGGTCGCCGGCTGAAATATTTCGGTGTTTTCCATGAGCGTACTCAAAAACCTGATGCACTGGGTGTCCCAGTTTGCCCAGGTCGCGCGGTAGCGGCGTCCAAGCGGGCTCAACATGACGCCACCCTCGCGCTGGCATGGCGCCTCCGCGGGAGGCGGCCCACCTCAGGTGCTCGCACCGGCTGGCAGTACGCCGCCTCGCTCGCCTTTCGCATGCTCCGTGTAATGCCCGGGCGGGACGAGACCTGATGACTGCATAGCGCGAGCGTTCGAGTCCGAAACCGTGGGCTCGAGCGCTTCCCACAGCAGGAGATCCATCCTTGTCCCGTATCGAGTCACTCCTCCGTCTCGCCGCCCGTGCCGACCGCATCGGAATGAACGTCCTTCGCGCCGGCCTGATCGTCGTCCTCGTCTGGATTGGCTCGCTCAAGGTCGCCGAATACGAAGCCGACGGCATCGTCCCGTTCGTGGCCAACAGCCCGGTCATGAGCTTCGTCTATGCGTACGACGCCCCCGAATACCGGCAGCATATGAATGCCGAAGGCGCGCTCGTTCCCGCCAACCGCGCATGGCACGAGGCGAACGGGACCTATGGGTTCTCCTACCTGCTCGGCGGCGTGATCGTGCTATTCGGCCTGCTCATCGCCGCCCATTGGTGGCGCCCGGAGCTCGGCGCGATTGGCAGCGCCCTCGTGATCGGCATGTCGGTAGTAACGCTCTCTTTTCTCGTCACCACACCTGAGAGCTGGGTGCCGGCGCTCGGCGACGCCCACCACGGCTTTCCGTGGCTGAGCGGCCGCGGGCGGCTGGTGGTCAAGGATGCAATCATGATTGGCGCCGCCATCGTCACCATGGCCGATTCCGCGCGGGTCTGGCTGGCGCAGCGCAAGCCGCAGCCGGCCGAGCAGTTCCACCGCGCCGCCGCCTGAGAGCGCTACTCCTCCATGCACGCGCGGAGTTCACGCTTCGCGCGATGCAAGAGCACCGCGACGTTGCCAGGTGTGGTGCCAAGGAGATCCGCCACACGGACACCCGGCTGATCCTCGAGGAGGCGCAGCGTCACCACCTGGCGCTGCACTGCGGCGAGCTTCTCCACGCATTGGAAGGCGAGCACATGCGCCTCGGCATGCGCGATGAGCGAATCGACGCTCTCCCGATCGTCGGCCAGGCTCTCGACCACTTCGCTGTCGCTGAGATGCGGCCGCGCGAGTTCGTGGCGCCGCCTCCTGTTCCGCGAGTGGTTGCGCACGAGGATCGCAAGGAGGTTGCGGCTGTCGTCCTCCTCGTACGCGAGCTTCCGCGCGTGGGGCAGGCCGAGGAAGGTCGCGAAGGCGTCCTGGACCGCGTCGAGCGCGTCGTCGGCGAGCAGGCCCTCGTTTCGAGCCACCGCCGCGAGCGCGCCGCGATGGTCGCGCACCAGGCTGGTGACCCAGGAAAAGAACCCCTTCTCGTCGTTGCGCTCCATCTCCAGCTCCTTCCAGCGGCAGATCCGGCAAGCAACCGTCGCCCCCCGGCGAAGCTTCCTGCACGCCTTTCGTTGCGTCGAAAGGGCGCAACGTAGCCGATGCGCCGATGCGCATTCCACCCAACTTCCTGACGGCGACTACTTCCGCGGCTGCGCCGACAAGGCCGCGTGCAACCGCAACCGCGCCGAGGCAGACGCCACGCACAGGGAGCATCGCCTGTGGCTACTTCGTCTCCACGGTGCTGCGGGACGCCGGCTTCCGTGTCGAGCGCACGCAAATGGCCCAGCAGCGCGCCGAGTACATCGTGAAGGCGCTGGCACCTCCGAAGAAAATCTGGAGGTTTCGCAACCGCCCCGTGTCCGGGGTCCTCGACAGTGTGAGGCGCGCCGGCGAGGGGCTCTACGTCGTCGGGCTCGACTACCACGTCGGGTTCCTCTGGAACGACAGCGCGCGGGTGTGGATGTGTCACGCGTCCTACCTGCGCGAAGCCACGGTCGTCTGCGAGGACGCGCTCACCTCCCCCGCGATGGTGTCGCGCTACCACGTCGTCGGGAAGTTGCTTGAGAACCGGATGATGGACGCCTGGCTGGAAGGACAGGTGCTCCCCGTCTTCATCCCGTCGGGGCAGGAGCCGACCGACTGAGCTTCGGGTGGTGAAAGAGAGACTCTGGCTCACGATTACGCCGATGTCCGCCCCGATGCTCCGACCGAGGGGCGCGATTTTCCGCGCGCTGCGAGGTGCCTCGAGCCACGCAGAGCTGTCGATTGCCTTCAGCGGGCAAACCGCCCTCCCCCGCCGACGCGCACCTCCGCGCCGAGGCGCATGAGGCCGCGGCGCGGAGGCAGTCGTCACAGCGAAGCTGCTACGGCATGGGCCGCGAGCTCGCCGACGGCGCGGACGGAACCGCGGGCCAGCCATTGGGCCACGTGATTGCATCCACGAGCATCACCCGCGCCGTGTGGGCGCTGTTCCACGCGTGGTAGACCATGTACATGTCACCGCGCGGTCCGGTGACGACGGAGTTGTGTCCCGGCCCCACCCAGCCACCACCCGTCTTGAGAATCGGCGAGCCCAGCTTGGTGTACGGGCCCAGCGGGCTCGTCGCCCGCGCGACGCCCACGGCGTAGGTGCTGTTGTAGTACGCGTTACCGCTATAGAAGAGGTAGTAGTAGCCGCCCCGAGCGACGACCCACGGCGCCTCGACGACTCCGCCCTCCCACGAGAGGTTGTTGCTGATGAGCGTCTGGCGCGAGCCCACCAGCGACAGGCCATCCGCTGACAGCGCCTGCCCGTAGATGGGCGTCGGCCGCCCCACCGCATTGCCGTCCGCCTTCCACACCAGGTAGGGCGCCCCGGTGGTGCTCGTGAAGAAGGTGGCGTCAATCATCCCCATCGCGGTGTCATGCACGAGCGGCCGGCCGATGTCCGTGAAGGGCCCGAGCGCGCTCGCCGACGTCGCCGCGCCGATGGACAGCTTCCCGTTCGAGTGCCGCGCGGTGAAGTAAGCGATGTAGCGCGTCCCCACCTTGTGGATTTCCGGCGCCCAGAAGTCTCCCGTCGCCCAGGTGGGCTTCGACGCCGACGGGAAGATGGAGCCCGCGCTCGTCCACGTCACCAGGTCCGTCGACGTGCGCAGGGAGAACGCATTCGCCGCGCCGCCAGACGTGCACGCGGCGACGTACCGCGTCCCATCATAGATGACGCCCGGGTCCGCGCAATCCACGGGGACCACCGGGTTCCGGTACAGGCCGCCGCACCCCGTGTAGCGGAAGGACATGCCGCACGCGCCCGTGCCGCTGAAGTACGGCCGCCACCCGTTGGAGAGCACCGCGTACGAGTTGCTGCCCTCGTTCGTGCAGGCCCGGTCCCAGAACACGCGCCCACTCACGTCGTCGTACTGCGATGGGTGTCCCGACGGGTGCAGCCACGACGCGGCATAGGTGACGCGCGTCGAGCACGCGGTGGCCCCGGCACAGTCCGTGTCGAGCGCCATGACACACGCGTTGTTGCCGGTGAA
This region of Myxococcus xanthus genomic DNA includes:
- a CDS encoding GrpB family protein, which gives rise to MPRPEDIMRHYDADPGENPWVKGKPAPEKVAVAPYDAGWPTRYAELAVAIQGVMGASAMQVEHVGSTAVPGLSAKPIIDIDLIVADPTREDDYVPALESLGYDLIIREPSWHQHRCLRLAAPRVNLHVFGPDCPEVIRHLMFRDWLREHDDDRQRYAAVKYTSAEGMDDVMEYNRRKEPVIRDLYARIFRAAGWIR
- a CDS encoding glycoside hydrolase family 43 protein, giving the protein MGQGAEGLYFLFCWYFVLTRAPPSGGGSMRKFPRILALTVVCAVSAFASGCGDERNDTPLAEEAPAGTAGASLACSTRITYGERWIRPSGHTAQYDIASGLVTWDGTCINEGSNSYAVLSNGWRPYFTGNNACVMALDTDCAGATACSTRVTYAASWLHPSGHPSQYDDVSGRVFWDRACTNEGSNSYAVLSNGWRPYFSGTGACGMSFRYTGCGGLYRNPVVPVDCADPGVIYDGTRYVAACTSGGAANAFSLRTSTDLVTWTSAGSIFPSASKPTWATGDFWAPEIHKVGTRYIAYFTARHSNGKLSIGAATSASALGPFTDIGRPLVHDTAMGMIDATFFTSTTGAPYLVWKADGNAVGRPTPIYGQALSADGLSLVGSRQTLISNNLSWEGGVVEAPWVVARGGYYYLFYSGNAYYNSTYAVGVARATSPLGPYTKLGSPILKTGGGWVGPGHNSVVTGPRGDMYMVYHAWNSAHTARVMLVDAITWPNGWPAVPSAPSASSRPMP
- a CDS encoding DUF417 family protein produces the protein MSRIESLLRLAARADRIGMNVLRAGLIVVLVWIGSLKVAEYEADGIVPFVANSPVMSFVYAYDAPEYRQHMNAEGALVPANRAWHEANGTYGFSYLLGGVIVLFGLLIAAHWWRPELGAIGSALVIGMSVVTLSFLVTTPESWVPALGDAHHGFPWLSGRGRLVVKDAIMIGAAIVTMADSARVWLAQRKPQPAEQFHRAAA
- a CDS encoding RNA polymerase sigma factor — protein: MERNDEKGFFSWVTSLVRDHRGALAAVARNEGLLADDALDAVQDAFATFLGLPHARKLAYEEDDSRNLLAILVRNHSRNRRRRHELARPHLSDSEVVESLADDRESVDSLIAHAEAHVLAFQCVEKLAAVQRQVVTLRLLEDQPGVRVADLLGTTPGNVAVLLHRAKRELRACMEE
- a CDS encoding LysM peptidoglycan-binding domain-containing protein; the protein is MSNYRIRPNDTLSGLAARFGTTVEKLARDNNITNPDLIYAGNTLRIGHSGRDSFDAGGGRQGVRGGGPSGGVSGGADVGGPTGAGPSNASDAMRRLADAARSAAMGMGGYNSQGLCATGVSRAIRNSLGIGVSGNGNQIDNNLPRDKFKQVNMSLEEALKIPGLVLTWESTSTRLGSIYGHTAVTLGDGHSSASDFIERNTTNSGRTGFKVFMPIV
- a CDS encoding ferritin-like domain-containing protein, which gives rise to MNSDQLRRLFARALSASLASPLLLTGCGSGDISLEGYTSPTCDNGRLSVRGLSPATQTDFVAMKLIADLYTTPRQQTLVSSGTPCETATQPVACNAELEALSSEEGFRSRCDPDCYAFYLVTTRGDAVEAHTSQEALQAFLGDIDTSQEALLQVFAGGYDLSCTELEKGAVKANADGTFNVVASKGFACGEGSNLTQYLLEVTPSGEVHVKQTRILERGTKGCTVGRRPAGLRSDGSIACADELGQHFALIAHLEEASITAFLRLRDELALHGAAVELQQAALRSALDEVAHTEVCGRLARRHGATPARAVVAPLPPRPLNEVALDNAVEGCVRETYGALLAHHQALHAEDDEVREAMVRIAEDETRHADLSWAIDRWAVERLPSAEQEAVRAARQRAVAALREEVSAPTDAALLRALGLPEPEVAVAMVDLLSRELWN